In one window of Myxococcus virescens DNA:
- the ftsZ gene encoding cell division protein FtsZ, which produces MDQFDQNKQAAKIRVVGAGGAGCNAVNTMILSKLDRVDFIAANTDVQALAASKAPTRLQLGQTLTKGLGAGANPEMGREAALESRDQIAAVLEGADMVFVTAGMGGGTGTGAAPIIADIAKSLGCLTVGVVTKPFLFEGNKRRKQAEQGIVELKAAVDTLITIPNQRLLSLSNEPMPLLETFKRADEVLLNAVQGISDLIQYHGYINVDFADVKTIMSDKGIALMGTGNSTGDKRALIAMQQAIASPLLEDVSIDGATGLLINITGGRDMTLQEVNEALTLVHDAADSEAEIIFGSLIDENISDEVKITIIATGFVHRDAPKVRTVAPVVQVPLSRPAPSVLANAREEVASLVPTKGSGSRPLTVESAKSVSARTAVVKDAPLPLDEDQFDIPTFLRRQGQTELP; this is translated from the coding sequence ATGGACCAGTTCGATCAGAACAAGCAGGCCGCCAAGATTCGGGTCGTCGGGGCGGGTGGGGCCGGCTGCAACGCCGTCAATACGATGATCCTGTCCAAGCTGGACCGGGTGGACTTCATCGCCGCCAACACCGATGTCCAGGCGCTCGCCGCGAGCAAGGCGCCCACCCGGCTTCAGCTGGGCCAGACGCTGACGAAGGGCCTGGGCGCGGGCGCCAACCCGGAGATGGGCCGCGAGGCCGCCCTGGAGTCGCGTGACCAGATTGCCGCGGTGCTCGAGGGCGCCGACATGGTGTTCGTCACCGCCGGCATGGGCGGCGGCACCGGCACGGGCGCCGCGCCCATCATCGCGGACATCGCCAAGAGCCTGGGTTGCCTCACGGTGGGCGTCGTCACCAAGCCCTTCCTCTTCGAGGGCAACAAGCGCCGCAAGCAGGCCGAGCAGGGCATCGTGGAGCTCAAGGCCGCGGTGGACACGCTCATCACCATTCCGAACCAGCGCCTGCTGTCGCTCTCCAACGAGCCGATGCCGCTGCTGGAGACCTTCAAGCGCGCGGACGAGGTCCTGCTGAACGCCGTGCAGGGCATCAGCGACCTCATCCAGTACCACGGCTACATCAACGTCGACTTCGCCGACGTGAAGACCATCATGAGCGACAAGGGCATCGCGCTCATGGGCACGGGCAACTCGACCGGTGACAAGCGCGCGCTGATTGCCATGCAGCAGGCCATCGCCAGCCCGTTGCTGGAGGACGTCTCCATCGACGGCGCCACGGGCCTGCTCATCAACATCACCGGTGGCCGCGACATGACCCTGCAGGAGGTCAACGAGGCCCTGACGCTGGTGCACGACGCCGCCGACAGCGAGGCGGAGATCATCTTCGGTTCGCTCATCGACGAGAACATCTCGGATGAGGTGAAGATCACCATCATCGCCACGGGCTTCGTGCATCGCGACGCGCCCAAGGTCCGCACGGTGGCGCCGGTGGTGCAGGTGCCGCTGTCGCGTCCGGCGCCGTCCGTGCTCGCGAACGCGCGCGAGGAAGTCGCCAGCCTGGTGCCCACGAAGGGCAGCGGCTCACGGCCCCTGACCGTGGAGAGCGCCAAGTCGGTGAGCGCCCGCACCGCGGTGGTGAAGGACGCGCCGCTGCCGCTGGACGAGGACCAGTTCGACATCCCCACCTTCCTGCGGCGGCAGGGCCAGACGGAACTGCCGTAA